Proteins from a single region of Primulina tabacum isolate GXHZ01 chromosome 5, ASM2559414v2, whole genome shotgun sequence:
- the LOC142546607 gene encoding CBS domain-containing protein CBSCBSPB3-like, which translates to MSGQMGPPPPRRSSTIQRRNSSTVRKSSALPSDNGAAAAAANGFHAKPTSPTQSSVVGERTVKKLRLSKALTIPEGTTVSDACRRMAARRVDAVLLTDANALLSGIVTDKDIATRVIAEELRPEQTIISKVMTRNPIFVNSDSLAIEALQKMVQGKFRHLPVVENGEVIALLDITKCLYDAISRMEKAAEQGSAIAAAVEGVERQFRSNFSAPSAFVEILRERIFKPSLSAIISDNSRVAVVSPSDPVYVAAKKMRELRINSVVVMTGNKIQGILTSKDILMRVVAQNLSPELTLVEKVMTQNPECVTLETPILEALHIMHDGKFLHLPVLEKDGGIAACMDVLQITQAAISMVESSSDVANDVANTVMQKFWDSALNLEPPDDYDTHSEMSMSQYMASEGTENTKSTYPPLGLGNSFSFKFEDNERRVHRFNFGFENLSELVSAVMQRVGASNDQICLQLLYEDDEGDKVLLTTDSDLVSAVSHARSVGLKVLRLHWDYCDASQVTRKLSPESETARRARLIPLGTGIFAGAVVLTCIGVLVYLKRTKI; encoded by the exons ATGAGTGGTCAAATGGGTCCTCCGCCACCCAGACGCAGCAGTACGATTCAAAGACGTAATTCATCCACCGTGAGGAAGTCGTCGGCTTTACCTTCCGATAACggcgccgccgccgccgccgctaATGGATTTCACGCCAAGCCTACTTCCCCTACTCAATC CTCTGTTGTTGGGGAAAGGACAGTGAAGAAACTAAGGCTATCTAAGGCACTTACAATTCCTGAAGGGACCACTGTGTCAGATGCCTGTAGGAGGATGGCAGCCCGGCGTGTTGATGCTGTCTTGCTAACTGATGCTAATGCTCTGCTTTCTGGAATTGTAACTGATAAG GACATTGCAACCAGAGTAATAGCTGAGGAGTTGAGGCCTGAGCAAACAATAATTTCGAAAGTGATGACAAGAAATCCAATATTTGTGAATTCAGATTCATTGGCTATTGAGGCTCTTCAGAAGATGGTTCAAG GTAAATTCCGGCACCTCCCTGTTGTTGAGAATGGAGAAGTTATAGCTCTTTTAGATATCACAAAATGTCTTTATGATGCCATATCGAGAATGGAGAAGGCCGCAGAGCAGGGAAGTGCCATTGCAGCAGCAGTTGAAGGAGTTGAACGTCAGTTCAGGAGCAATTTCTCGG CACCATCAGCTTTTGTAGAAATTCTCAGGGAACGCATTTTCAAACCTTCTTTATCAGCTATCATTTCCGATAATTCTAG GGTTGCAGTAGTGTCTCCTTCAGATCCTGTTTATGTTGCTGCTAAAAAGATGCGTGAATTACGAATCAATTCGGTGGTTGTCATGACAGGAAATAAGATTCAGGGGATATTAAC TTCAAAGGATATACTCATGCGGGTTGTGGCCCAAAATCTCTCTCCCGAGCTGACTTTAGTGGAAAAG GTAATGACACAGAATCCTGAATGTGTAACACTGGAGACACCAATCCTTGAAGCATTGCATATAATGCATGATGGAAAATTTTTACATTTACCTGTTCTGGAAAAAG ACGGAGGTATTGCTGCCTGCATGGATGTTTTGCAGATAACTCAGGCAGCAATTTCTATG GTTGAAAGTAGCTCTGATGTTGCCAATGATGTAGCAAATACAGTGATGCAAAAGTTCTGGGATTCAGCACTAAATCTAGAACCCCCAGATGACTATGACACTCATAG TGAGATGTCAATGTCCCAATATATGGCATCAGAAGGAACAGAAAATACAAAGTCTACATACCCACCTCTTGGTCTTGGGAattcattttctttcaaatttgaGGACAATGAACGACGTGTGCATCGATTTAATTTTG GCTTTGAGAATTTATCTGAGCTTGTTTCTGCTGTTATGCAAAGGGTGGGTGCATCAAACGATCAGATTTGCCTTCAACTTTTG TATGAAGATGATGAAGGAGATAAAGTCCTGCTCACGACAGACTCGGATCTTGTCAGTGCTGTTAGCCATGCAAGATCAGTTGGACTAAAG GTTTTGAGATTACATTGGGATTACTGTGATGCCAGTCAAGTAACGAGGAAGCTGTCACCTGAATCAGAGACTGCACGAAGAGCTAGATTGATCCCTCTCGGCACTGGGATATTTGCAGGGGCAGTGGTTTTAACTTGCATAGGGGTTTTGGTCTACCTGAAACGTACTAAGATATGA